One genomic segment of Anaerolineae bacterium includes these proteins:
- a CDS encoding HIT domain-containing protein, which produces MEQLWTPWRMPYLKGPKPESCIFCQKVQAADDRAVHVLTRGRHGFVTLNLYPYNNGHLLIVPYAHVPSLEDLPSETLTDLMMLVSRSLTILRAALQPHGFNLGVNIGEVAGAGVSDHVHIHVVPRWQADTNFISIVAATRIIPEWIDDTYERLVEAQAKLVAEGRLPPLDFQKAASQCAPC; this is translated from the coding sequence ATGGAGCAACTATGGACGCCCTGGCGTATGCCGTACCTCAAAGGCCCTAAGCCCGAGAGCTGCATTTTTTGCCAGAAAGTGCAGGCTGCAGATGACCGGGCTGTTCATGTGCTCACACGGGGCCGGCATGGCTTCGTGACGCTCAATCTGTATCCTTATAATAACGGTCATCTGCTGATAGTGCCTTATGCCCATGTGCCTAGCCTAGAAGATCTCCCTTCGGAAACGCTGACCGACCTGATGATGCTGGTGAGCCGCAGCCTGACTATTTTACGTGCCGCCCTGCAGCCGCACGGCTTTAACCTAGGCGTCAACATCGGCGAGGTCGCTGGGGCTGGCGTCAGCGATCACGTGCACATCCACGTCGTGCCGCGCTGGCAGGCTGACACGAACTTCATCTCCATCGTCGCTGCAACGCGCATCATCCCGGAATGGATTGACGACACCTACGAACGCCTGGTAGAGGCACAGGCTAAACTGGTGGCTGAAGGCCGTCTGCCCCCGCTCGACTTTCAAAAGGCGGCCTCACAGTGCGCACCTTGCTGA
- a CDS encoding ATP-binding protein: MRNQLSKEDPQGQNPTSLDEIFGYLQRDALNLIAWGILAISWLGVMIFYNPVDRRMLTTWLPAIGIIWLACLAALSLNQYHFRLAATVLSTLLLIADGIALHTLQNGQLLYFAVPVISLANYLVGPLIAGAALAGIIFIAGLGISSGISLSELVGPLVLAFLTVIFAWLSSRYLYVTLRWAWASHLRSLEKAKEAQQHRAELARAHKSLEEAYHRLNRLNEALIEAWKAAEEAKRFKAQLAANISHELRTPLYIIVGFSETMLFAPESYGQELPAAYRSDLMEIYNSSRHLLSLIDDVLDLSQIEAGRIGLVKEPTNVVEIIQEAVDLIQALVERKGLSLQVRIRQPLPILRLDRTRIRQVLLNLLNNAARYTDQGEIIVEAWIDRRQLLICVADTGPGIPTEHLERIFESFYQVDASTGRRYGGVGLGLAISKYLVELHGGRIWAESQPGIGSRFYFALPLPEELQERDYAQGRLRRGTPLLLARADVNQVLLVHSDPTMVRLLERHLDGYQVIYAANPTEAEELLKTMRPRAIVVADSEVAAALVLKKDVGPTIGLSGIPVITCPLPSEPRSVLAARVRGYLVKPVTRERLLSTLEQNVPQARRILVIDDDPRVVRLLTRMLLSVPRRYQVLRAFDGREALALMRTQRPDLVLLDLYMPEPDGFTVLDHMVHDPTLAQIPVVVVSAKGLPEDGVLQLRGAITISRPSSFTLAELFRYLQALLDASGPSDWNGRANNREPARALSG; the protein is encoded by the coding sequence ATGAGAAACCAACTTTCTAAAGAGGATCCTCAAGGACAAAACCCTACTTCACTTGATGAGATTTTTGGCTATCTGCAAAGAGATGCCTTAAACTTGATTGCGTGGGGTATACTCGCCATATCGTGGCTAGGTGTGATGATCTTCTACAATCCTGTAGATCGCCGAATGCTGACCACTTGGTTACCAGCCATAGGGATCATCTGGCTAGCTTGTCTTGCGGCACTTAGCCTGAATCAATATCATTTTCGGCTGGCTGCGACTGTTCTGAGCACATTATTGCTGATAGCTGATGGAATTGCTCTACACACTTTGCAGAATGGCCAGCTTTTGTATTTTGCTGTACCAGTGATCAGCTTAGCTAACTACCTTGTGGGGCCGCTTATAGCCGGAGCTGCGTTAGCGGGCATCATTTTCATAGCAGGATTGGGGATTTCAAGCGGGATTTCTCTGTCCGAACTAGTTGGTCCTCTCGTCTTGGCTTTTCTGACCGTCATTTTTGCTTGGCTCTCCTCGCGGTACCTCTACGTGACTTTGCGGTGGGCCTGGGCCAGCCATCTCCGCTCTCTGGAAAAAGCAAAAGAAGCTCAACAGCATCGGGCAGAGCTGGCGCGTGCTCATAAATCCTTAGAAGAAGCCTATCACCGTCTAAATCGCCTAAATGAAGCTCTTATAGAAGCTTGGAAGGCAGCCGAAGAAGCAAAGAGGTTCAAAGCTCAACTCGCTGCTAATATTAGTCATGAGTTGAGAACCCCCCTCTATATCATTGTCGGATTCAGCGAAACGATGCTCTTCGCTCCAGAGAGCTATGGGCAAGAGCTGCCTGCAGCCTATCGCAGTGATCTCATGGAAATCTATAATAGTAGCCGTCATCTTCTGTCTCTCATCGATGATGTACTTGACCTCTCCCAAATCGAAGCAGGGCGTATAGGGCTGGTGAAAGAACCTACCAATGTAGTGGAAATCATTCAAGAGGCAGTGGATTTGATTCAGGCACTAGTCGAGCGTAAGGGCTTATCTCTACAAGTCCGGATTCGCCAGCCATTGCCTATACTCAGGTTGGACCGCACCCGTATCCGTCAGGTATTGTTGAACTTGCTCAATAACGCGGCTCGTTACACTGATCAAGGTGAGATTATAGTCGAGGCTTGGATAGATAGGCGGCAACTCCTGATCTGCGTTGCTGACACAGGCCCAGGGATTCCCACCGAACACCTAGAAAGGATCTTTGAGAGCTTTTATCAGGTGGATGCTTCCACTGGCCGGCGTTATGGTGGTGTGGGACTGGGCCTGGCTATCAGTAAGTATCTTGTGGAGCTACACGGTGGTCGGATTTGGGCGGAAAGCCAGCCTGGTATCGGGAGTCGGTTCTATTTTGCTCTGCCCTTACCTGAAGAGTTGCAAGAGAGAGATTATGCTCAAGGGCGTTTACGTCGAGGAACACCTTTATTGCTTGCTCGTGCTGATGTCAATCAAGTGCTCCTGGTCCATTCCGATCCAACTATGGTCCGGCTGCTCGAGCGGCACCTAGATGGATACCAGGTGATCTATGCTGCCAATCCCACAGAAGCAGAGGAACTACTGAAAACCATGCGTCCTAGGGCAATCGTTGTGGCTGATAGTGAGGTCGCTGCCGCTTTAGTTCTGAAAAAAGACGTAGGGCCGACTATCGGGTTATCAGGTATTCCAGTAATCACATGCCCACTGCCGAGCGAACCTCGTTCTGTCCTCGCTGCAAGAGTACGAGGGTATCTGGTAAAGCCTGTTACGAGAGAGCGGCTCCTATCCACGCTGGAGCAGAATGTGCCTCAAGCCCGACGCATTCTGGTGATAGACGACGACCCACGAGTAGTACGCTTGCTAACCCGCATGCTCCTGTCAGTTCCAAGACGATATCAGGTCTTGCGCGCGTTCGATGGCCGTGAAGCGCTGGCATTGATGCGCACTCAACGACCAGACCTAGTACTTCTTGATCTTTACATGCCTGAACCAGATGGGTTCACTGTGTTAGATCACATGGTTCATGATCCAACGCTGGCCCAAATACCAGTGGTGGTGGTGAGTGCTAAGGGGCTTCCAGAGGATGGAGTACTACAACTGCGAGGTGCGATCACGATCAGCCGGCCCAGTAGTTTTACTCTAGCTGAGCTTTTCAGATATCTTCAGGCCCTCTTGGATGCCTCGGGGCCATCAGATTGGAATGGGAGAGCCAATAATCGAGAGCCTGCAAGAGCATTGTCCGGCTGA
- a CDS encoding DUF1405 domain-containing protein: MHSIARVEQLVRLLQELLRRPWILAAVLAADMLGFVWGILYWYGRQLPASPIWSWPFVPDCPLFGLVGGLALLLVVAQEWTPATRRAVRSALAAIGLASLLVIGAAYAAGGRASVQGWARWAATYDSMWGLLAMLCLIAAAAWERVPNWVLSLAAMGQLKYGLWTVFAWIVFWWNTHGLFTFESVFLTVTHIAMMVQGLTLFAYYQPSHRGALAAGGWFLLSDFVDYGLGHYPRLPRQVPVSLMQWHTILVTFALTGIFWWLSGRRTWLRIPSPRLAIRASRPM; encoded by the coding sequence ATGCACAGCATAGCCCGAGTCGAGCAGTTAGTTCGCCTTCTCCAGGAGTTGCTTCGCCGTCCTTGGATCCTGGCGGCGGTGCTCGCGGCAGATATGCTTGGCTTTGTGTGGGGGATCCTCTACTGGTACGGCCGGCAGCTCCCCGCCTCACCGATCTGGAGCTGGCCTTTCGTCCCGGACTGCCCACTGTTTGGGTTAGTAGGCGGGCTTGCGTTGTTGCTCGTAGTGGCTCAGGAGTGGACGCCCGCAACGCGCCGCGCAGTGCGTTCAGCGCTGGCGGCGATCGGGCTCGCCTCGCTGCTGGTGATCGGCGCAGCCTATGCAGCCGGCGGCCGCGCTTCGGTGCAAGGATGGGCTCGTTGGGCAGCCACCTACGACAGCATGTGGGGCTTGCTGGCTATGCTCTGTCTTATCGCTGCGGCAGCTTGGGAGCGAGTGCCCAACTGGGTTTTGAGCCTCGCTGCAATGGGACAGCTCAAGTATGGCCTGTGGACTGTCTTCGCTTGGATCGTGTTTTGGTGGAACACGCATGGCCTCTTCACCTTCGAAAGCGTGTTTCTGACAGTCACCCATATCGCCATGATGGTCCAGGGGCTAACGCTGTTCGCTTACTATCAGCCGTCGCACCGTGGCGCACTGGCAGCCGGCGGTTGGTTCTTGCTCAGTGATTTCGTGGATTACGGCCTAGGCCATTACCCGCGGTTACCCAGACAGGTGCCGGTAAGCCTCATGCAATGGCATACGATCCTTGTCACATTTGCGTTGACGGGCATTTTCTGGTGGCTCTCAGGGCGGCGAACCTGGCTTCGAATCCCGTCCCCAAGGCTCGCCATCAGGGCATCGCGCCCGATGTGA
- a CDS encoding hybrid sensor histidine kinase/response regulator yields MELTKEAFAEQVKEALSHLYDVAYLPRLELTYLLTGDGNLSWNERAQALRHILIQAIERLDPGETLSLRARERRSYAILFGRYARSMTSQDVMEELAISERQYWREHRKAVEALVDLLWEEYRRREQSLPEFISLEEEEEAIACAEADLMVAHSSPEEVNVEEIIHQVTCTLQPVMRSKRAQLTIDMLNLPLLAFVNRAILRQICLNLLSYAIDAAVDGIVSLQLRGLPETVQLTITTTTQPDRENPARRIGLGLKIVQRLIKAQNGQIHIQVDELGQWSATVDFPRAQCTPILVIDDNRAIINLFQRYLAGSKYRVVGAETGQRALQLAIQIRPAIITLDVMMPNQDGWETLQALKAIPELRDIPLIVCSILNEPELAYSLGANDFIRKPVSRTMLLQALDYWLSHSNLMAPRHPRGPEDI; encoded by the coding sequence ATGGAGCTGACAAAGGAAGCATTTGCTGAGCAAGTTAAGGAGGCTTTATCACATCTCTACGATGTAGCCTATTTACCCCGGCTGGAGTTAACGTATCTTCTAACTGGAGATGGGAATTTAAGTTGGAACGAGCGGGCGCAAGCCCTTCGTCATATACTCATTCAGGCTATTGAGCGCCTCGACCCCGGAGAAACTCTATCCTTGAGAGCGCGTGAACGTCGTAGTTATGCCATCCTATTCGGCCGCTACGCGCGCTCGATGACCAGCCAGGATGTCATGGAGGAGCTCGCCATCAGTGAACGCCAGTATTGGCGCGAGCACAGAAAAGCTGTCGAAGCGCTGGTGGATTTGCTCTGGGAAGAGTACAGGAGACGGGAACAAAGTCTCCCCGAGTTCATCTCCCTGGAGGAAGAGGAGGAGGCGATCGCGTGTGCAGAGGCAGATCTAATGGTCGCCCATAGCAGCCCCGAAGAGGTGAATGTAGAGGAAATCATCCATCAAGTCACTTGTACTTTGCAGCCGGTGATGAGATCCAAAAGGGCTCAGTTGACGATAGATATGCTAAACCTGCCATTGCTTGCCTTTGTCAATAGAGCTATTCTTCGCCAGATCTGTCTAAATCTTCTATCCTATGCTATTGATGCCGCTGTAGATGGCATCGTTTCGCTACAATTGCGCGGGCTGCCAGAGACAGTGCAATTGACCATTACGACTACGACACAGCCTGACCGTGAAAACCCGGCTAGGCGAATAGGGCTAGGGCTTAAGATTGTGCAACGGTTGATCAAAGCTCAAAACGGTCAGATTCACATCCAAGTGGATGAATTAGGCCAATGGTCAGCAACCGTAGACTTCCCTAGAGCACAATGCACACCCATCCTGGTGATTGACGATAATAGAGCGATCATCAATCTTTTCCAACGTTATCTGGCTGGATCTAAATACAGGGTCGTCGGAGCTGAAACAGGTCAGAGGGCTCTACAATTGGCGATTCAAATTAGACCGGCTATCATCACCTTGGATGTTATGATGCCTAATCAGGATGGATGGGAGACACTTCAAGCGCTAAAGGCAATACCAGAGCTGAGAGATATACCGTTGATCGTGTGTTCTATCCTTAATGAGCCAGAGCTTGCCTATTCTCTAGGGGCCAATGACTTCATTCGAAAGCCGGTCAGCCGGACAATGCTCTTGCAGGCTCTCGATTATTGGCTCTCCCATTCCAATCTGATGGCCCCGAGGCATCCAAGAGGGCCTGAAGATATCTGA
- a CDS encoding sugar ABC transporter permease, whose product MTKAAKLTRSEQTSVIAARRSKYLYFNEDNPLYGYLYVIPFLIFFVTFVIYPIFRGFQVSFTNWDIVNPPVFVGFSNYQQLLGNDDLFVTCLKNTVYYVFMYVPLGILVPMLLAELLFEPILGRTFFRSSFALPIMVPVSATALIWGWLLNPTFGLLNLYLKMVGLPPQNWLSEPQNAMKAIVMTSLWWGAGWNMILFLAGRQEIPEHLYEAAKIDGAGTWALFRHITIPGLMPTTLFVSVVTIIGSFQVFGQVLAMTNGGPGDATRTVSMFIYSNGFLYFKMGYASAAAWVLFLIVSVFTILQFRLLRSRLSF is encoded by the coding sequence ATGACTAAAGCTGCTAAGTTGACAAGATCAGAACAAACAAGTGTCATCGCTGCTAGGCGCAGCAAATATTTGTACTTCAATGAAGATAACCCCTTGTATGGCTATCTATATGTAATCCCATTTCTTATATTTTTCGTCACTTTTGTCATCTACCCCATCTTTCGCGGGTTCCAGGTAAGCTTCACAAACTGGGACATCGTAAATCCACCGGTTTTTGTCGGATTTTCTAACTATCAGCAACTGCTAGGAAATGACGATCTCTTCGTAACTTGTCTCAAGAATACAGTTTACTATGTGTTCATGTACGTGCCATTAGGTATTCTGGTGCCCATGCTCTTGGCCGAGTTGCTCTTTGAGCCCATCCTGGGTCGTACTTTTTTCCGTTCTTCCTTTGCTTTGCCCATTATGGTCCCTGTCTCAGCTACTGCTTTAATCTGGGGCTGGCTCCTAAACCCCACATTCGGATTGCTCAACTTATACCTAAAGATGGTAGGATTACCGCCGCAAAATTGGCTATCAGAACCACAAAACGCGATGAAGGCCATTGTAATGACCAGCCTCTGGTGGGGTGCAGGCTGGAACATGATTCTCTTCCTCGCCGGTCGCCAAGAGATTCCTGAACACCTTTATGAGGCGGCCAAAATTGATGGCGCTGGTACGTGGGCGCTCTTCCGACATATCACAATCCCCGGCCTGATGCCAACAACGCTCTTTGTCTCTGTTGTCACGATTATTGGTTCCTTTCAAGTTTTTGGCCAGGTGTTGGCGATGACGAATGGAGGGCCAGGAGACGCAACACGCACCGTATCTATGTTTATCTATAGCAATGGCTTTCTATATTTTAAGATGGGCTACGCCTCCGCCGCAGCGTGGGTGTTGTTCCTCATCGTTAGTGTTTTTACTATCCTCCAATTCAGGTTGCTACGTAGTCGGTTGAGCTTCTAG
- a CDS encoding methionine synthase — translation MLLLPTSVIGSYAWPSWFVTAVEAIRRGEYGPADIRETLDDAVDMALRDQEDAGVDIVTDGEMRRLGFFTADFYGRLTGLRALPPERRLGPAGHDQRERYEAVEAIQAPEGLGLVAEFEYVRRRTTRPIKVPCPGPYTLAGRIAPGAVYRDRMEIAYALAEIIRRELQALVQAGADFIQLDEPSYAVHPDNPRAFVELFNATVQGVNARIGLHLCFGNFVGRPVARRSYRPLFPHILETQTDELALEFANRELAELELGVQVAEAGKTLAAGLVDVKNYYVETPEDIADRIRAVLRYVPADKLTIVPDCGFSQTARWAARAKLHAMVQGTRLVRESLEPKG, via the coding sequence ATGTTGCTGTTACCCACCAGCGTGATCGGCAGTTACGCCTGGCCGTCCTGGTTCGTCACCGCAGTGGAGGCGATTCGCCGGGGCGAATATGGCCCAGCCGATATCCGCGAGACCCTTGACGACGCAGTAGATATGGCCTTGCGCGATCAGGAAGACGCCGGTGTGGACATCGTCACGGACGGCGAAATGCGGCGGTTGGGCTTTTTCACCGCCGACTTTTACGGCCGACTGACCGGGCTGCGCGCCTTGCCGCCGGAGCGTCGGCTTGGCCCGGCTGGCCACGATCAGCGCGAGCGCTATGAGGCGGTTGAGGCGATTCAAGCGCCTGAAGGGTTGGGCTTGGTCGCCGAGTTCGAATATGTGCGTCGGCGCACCACCCGTCCGATCAAAGTGCCTTGTCCCGGCCCTTACACGCTGGCCGGGCGGATCGCACCAGGGGCCGTCTATCGAGATCGAATGGAAATCGCCTATGCGTTGGCAGAGATCATCCGCCGTGAGCTGCAAGCGCTGGTCCAGGCTGGAGCTGACTTCATCCAGCTCGATGAGCCCTCCTACGCCGTTCACCCGGACAACCCACGCGCCTTTGTGGAGTTGTTCAATGCGACGGTGCAGGGTGTCAACGCCAGGATCGGGCTGCATCTATGCTTTGGCAACTTCGTGGGACGGCCGGTCGCGCGACGGAGCTATCGCCCGTTGTTCCCGCACATCCTGGAGACGCAAACAGACGAGCTGGCGTTGGAGTTCGCCAATCGCGAGCTGGCCGAGCTGGAGCTAGGCGTCCAGGTGGCTGAGGCGGGCAAGACGCTGGCAGCCGGCCTGGTGGATGTGAAAAATTACTACGTGGAGACACCGGAAGATATCGCCGATCGCATTCGCGCCGTGCTGCGATACGTGCCGGCAGACAAGCTCACCATCGTCCCCGACTGCGGGTTCAGCCAAACAGCTCGTTGGGCAGCGCGGGCCAAGCTGCATGCGATGGTACAGGGAACTCGCCTCGTCCGTGAGAGCCTGGAACCCAAAGGTTAG
- a CDS encoding SIS domain-containing protein — protein sequence MATYTTLAAQIAAELTQTLTAVREESVESLVRGLREASRIFLAGAGRAGWIMRTFAVRLTHLSLAVHVVGDATTPAIGPGDLLVIGSGSGETTSLVGHATAARRYGAKIALITTAPGSSVGRQADVIVHIPAPTPKAMLPYTVGPVEPPRSIQPMANLFEQALLIVLDIITMRLMEEMRADPAQMFARHANLE from the coding sequence ATGGCCACTTATACCACATTGGCAGCTCAGATCGCTGCCGAGTTGACGCAGACGCTAACAGCGGTCCGAGAGGAATCGGTCGAATCGCTGGTAAGGGGCCTTCGAGAAGCTAGTCGTATCTTTCTGGCGGGCGCCGGGCGCGCCGGTTGGATCATGCGCACCTTCGCTGTACGGCTCACGCACTTGAGCTTGGCTGTCCATGTGGTGGGCGATGCCACCACACCCGCCATCGGGCCGGGTGACCTGCTGGTGATCGGCTCTGGCTCAGGCGAGACGACCAGCCTGGTGGGACACGCCACAGCAGCTCGCCGTTATGGAGCCAAGATTGCGCTGATCACCACTGCGCCGGGGTCCAGCGTGGGCCGGCAGGCAGACGTGATCGTGCATATCCCAGCTCCCACGCCCAAAGCAATGCTTCCCTATACGGTGGGACCAGTTGAGCCGCCTCGCTCGATCCAGCCTATGGCAAATCTCTTTGAGCAGGCTTTATTGATCGTGCTGGATATCATCACCATGCGGCTGATGGAGGAGATGAGGGCAGATCCAGCACAGATGTTCGCTCGCCACGCGAATCTTGAATAA
- a CDS encoding extracellular solute-binding protein has translation MRPYDRLRGEFLEGKYSRRQFVKAALALGISGSAISSFLASCAPVPAAPGVTPTVPAVVAPAKKVKLVYWTILGHVDGIIMDALVKQFTEENPDIEIESLQGVQDFEAKLQSSVLTGTGPDIVLFRLHYVGPYAARNVIVPLDAAELGTEGLVKENFDPRVWDATFYQGQQFAIPFDIHLFALFYNTRIFREGGLDPEKPPQTLTEWYEMAKVLNKGDVIGTAIYAWPPGMFWIYYGLMKQWGAELFLEEGTKVDLTTPAHIEPIKWWHSLRWDINPEAKDGDLIRTGQVGIWLDGPWTLSLWSDPERSKIVDEYAITMMPQRDPAKPAVWANSHVLALPKPPQTDDEKRRAAIRFFKWLSEHSFDWSNQAGQIPASNLVRASEQWQKGTGKILEGSRKFAEALPYTHFFPQHKMMFEVADRIAAALDAAINTRETTAEEAMQKATEEVNKILAQQG, from the coding sequence ATGCGACCATACGACCGCCTTCGTGGAGAGTTTCTTGAGGGAAAGTATTCTCGTCGGCAGTTCGTGAAAGCGGCGCTCGCGCTTGGTATCTCCGGAAGCGCAATTTCAAGTTTCCTGGCCAGTTGCGCTCCGGTACCAGCTGCCCCTGGCGTGACACCGACGGTGCCTGCCGTGGTTGCTCCTGCCAAAAAAGTCAAACTGGTCTACTGGACCATCTTGGGTCATGTAGATGGCATCATCATGGATGCACTGGTCAAGCAATTTACTGAGGAAAACCCTGACATCGAGATCGAGTCCCTTCAAGGGGTACAAGACTTTGAGGCCAAGCTGCAGTCATCCGTACTGACGGGAACGGGGCCTGACATCGTACTATTCCGGCTACACTATGTTGGCCCATATGCAGCGCGTAACGTCATTGTACCTTTGGATGCAGCTGAGTTAGGAACTGAGGGGCTCGTCAAAGAAAACTTCGATCCGCGCGTATGGGATGCTACATTCTATCAGGGCCAGCAGTTTGCCATTCCGTTTGACATCCACTTGTTCGCTTTGTTCTACAATACTCGTATTTTCAGAGAGGGAGGGCTTGATCCCGAGAAGCCACCGCAGACGTTGACCGAGTGGTATGAAATGGCTAAAGTTCTCAACAAGGGAGATGTCATTGGCACAGCCATCTATGCCTGGCCTCCGGGCATGTTCTGGATCTACTACGGCTTAATGAAGCAATGGGGTGCCGAGTTGTTCCTGGAGGAAGGGACCAAAGTAGATCTGACGACACCAGCCCATATCGAGCCCATCAAATGGTGGCATAGCCTGCGCTGGGATATTAACCCGGAGGCCAAAGACGGCGATCTGATTCGGACTGGTCAGGTAGGGATATGGCTAGATGGACCGTGGACGCTCAGTCTATGGAGTGATCCTGAGCGGTCGAAGATCGTGGACGAGTATGCTATTACCATGATGCCCCAGCGCGATCCAGCTAAGCCGGCTGTATGGGCTAATAGCCATGTCTTAGCGTTGCCGAAACCGCCTCAGACCGATGATGAGAAACGGCGTGCTGCGATTAGGTTCTTCAAATGGCTCTCGGAGCACAGCTTTGATTGGTCCAACCAGGCTGGTCAAATCCCTGCTAGTAATCTCGTGCGCGCTAGCGAACAATGGCAGAAGGGCACAGGGAAGATTCTGGAAGGCAGCCGTAAGTTTGCCGAGGCATTGCCATACACCCATTTCTTCCCTCAGCACAAGATGATGTTCGAGGTAGCCGATCGGATCGCCGCTGCCCTTGACGCCGCTATTAACACCCGGGAAACCACAGCAGAAGAAGCCATGCAGAAGGCCACCGAAGAAGTCAACAAAATCCTAGCCCAGCAGGGCTGA
- a CDS encoding carbohydrate ABC transporter permease — protein MIIRIMGYRLQVMQIVRFAVLTILALVWLIPMLWLIVTSFKPEPQILEIPPRWLPDKLSDFTIAHYVSVLFEPRRLSIGRAFVNTMQLCLIIPTLGVTVSALAAYAFGRLQFPGRDPLFLTLVLSMIIPGEILLVPNFVTVWKLGWLNTYHAIIWPSLAGAGGVFMMRQFLLGIPTELEEAARIDGCSRFGIFYRIVLPLIRGAIITQLFFSFLGTWNNFTWPYIVLNELEKMTLPVALVQLKGTYWSEYGLLTSSAAIAALPPSLIFILSQRLIIRSITLTGIKG, from the coding sequence ATGATTATCAGAATTATGGGTTATCGGCTACAAGTGATGCAAATCGTCCGTTTCGCCGTCTTGACTATCCTTGCGCTGGTATGGCTGATTCCCATGCTCTGGCTGATCGTGACTTCGTTTAAGCCTGAGCCACAGATTCTAGAGATTCCACCGCGTTGGCTGCCTGACAAACTCAGCGATTTCACCATAGCGCATTATGTGTCAGTCCTGTTTGAGCCGCGACGCCTCAGCATTGGTCGGGCTTTCGTGAATACTATGCAATTGTGTCTGATCATTCCAACGTTAGGAGTTACGGTCAGCGCGCTGGCAGCCTATGCCTTTGGGCGCTTACAATTTCCTGGTCGAGACCCATTATTTCTAACGCTCGTCCTCTCTATGATTATCCCAGGCGAGATTTTACTTGTGCCCAACTTTGTGACTGTTTGGAAACTTGGCTGGCTCAACACTTATCATGCTATCATATGGCCATCGCTAGCAGGAGCAGGCGGTGTATTTATGATGCGCCAGTTCCTCCTAGGGATCCCAACCGAACTCGAAGAGGCTGCACGGATTGATGGCTGTAGCCGTTTTGGCATCTTTTACCGAATCGTCCTTCCCCTCATACGAGGTGCCATTATCACTCAGCTGTTTTTCTCCTTCTTAGGCACCTGGAATAACTTTACCTGGCCCTACATCGTCCTCAATGAGCTGGAGAAAATGACGTTACCGGTAGCCCTGGTTCAGCTTAAGGGAACTTATTGGAGTGAATACGGGCTTCTCACGTCGAGCGCTGCTATTGCCGCCTTGCCCCCTAGCCTGATTTTCATACTATCTCAGCGCCTCATTATCCGATCTATCACCCTCACCGGCATAAAGGGCTGA
- a CDS encoding acyltransferase gives MRRRDRLQIHPSDGPWNSLQYIWRHVNPLRVVRNFLIIYSCRFIPWLGLKNRLYRLTGMRVGDHVSFALMAMVDVFFPEEISIGDNTIIGYNTTILGHEYLLNEWRRGPVVIGSHVTIGANCTILPGVVIGDGAVVSAMSLVNKDVPPGARVGGVPIRPLDETWALSAEEEGGCTA, from the coding sequence ATGCGTCGACGCGACCGACTGCAGATCCATCCCAGTGACGGGCCCTGGAATTCGCTACAGTACATCTGGCGGCATGTTAACCCCTTACGAGTTGTGCGGAACTTTCTGATCATCTATAGCTGTCGCTTTATCCCCTGGCTGGGGTTGAAGAATCGGCTGTACCGCCTGACAGGGATGCGGGTGGGCGATCACGTTTCGTTCGCGTTGATGGCGATGGTAGATGTGTTCTTCCCAGAGGAGATCTCTATTGGTGATAACACGATCATCGGCTATAACACCACCATCCTGGGGCATGAGTACTTGCTCAACGAATGGCGACGCGGCCCCGTCGTCATCGGCAGCCATGTCACCATCGGCGCCAACTGCACGATCCTGCCAGGTGTGGTCATCGGGGACGGAGCAGTAGTCTCGGCGATGAGCCTTGTCAACAAAGATGTGCCGCCGGGGGCTCGCGTCGGTGGCGTGCCGATCCGGCCCCTGGATGAAACCTGGGCATTGTCTGCGGAGGAAGAAGGAGGATGCACAGCATAG